A single Amphiura filiformis chromosome 8, Afil_fr2py, whole genome shotgun sequence DNA region contains:
- the LOC140158696 gene encoding polycomb complex protein BMI-1-like isoform X1, translating to MSESKAPVPKIKLQQPGQQRLAGGMLRSARMKITELNPHLVCALCSGYLVDATTIIECLHSYCRTCIVRHFEKEKKCPICSVKVHKTKPHLNIRSDKTLQNLVYKVVPNLFKDEMKRRKMFYSDNSQASTSKSTQPPPEDNKMETNVGENAFVIFTEDEHISLSLEYYLPTTRKMEEQGESSGGDEANQTRKRTNVDSNVSEELVDKRYLRCPAAVSVSHIKKFIRHKFSLPMSYQIEIMHKDGGDTALRDEYTLMDVAYIYHWKRNCQLQLLYRVYEPAKRLKLSTTTVSVNSPTTSQVSKPNTTTRTTTSKGQASRNVKSTPSAGTPRQVTKDSSHTEEPVPMVS from the exons ATGAGTGAATCAAAGGCTCCCGTGCCAAAAATTAAG CTGCAGCAGCCTGGGCAGCAGCGGTTAGCTGGTGGCATGCTTCGCTCTGCACGGATGAAGATTACGGAACTGAACCCACATTTGGTGTGTGCCTTGTGCAGCGGTTACCTGGTTGACGCAACCACAATCATTGAATGCTTACACTCGT ATTGTCGGACTTGTATTGTAAGGCATTTTGAGAAGGAAAAGAAATGTCCAATATGCTCTGTAAAGGTTCATAAGACAAAACCACATTTGAACATTAG GTCCGATAAAACATTACAAAATCTTGTGTATAAAGTGGTTCCGAATCTCTTTAAAG ATGAAATGAAAAGACGAAAAATGTTTTATTCAGATAATTCACAAGCTA GTACAAGTAAAAGCACACAACCGCCGCCGGAAGATAATAAAATGGAAACTAATGTAGGAGAGAACGCGTTTGTCATATTTACGGAGGACGAACACATAAGCTTATCTTTAGAGTACTATTTGCCCACAACGCGGAAGATGGAAGAGCAAGGTGAAAGTAGTGGCGGTGATGAGGCTAACCAAACCAGGAAACGTACCAATGTTGATTCCAATGTATCTGAAGAG TTAGTGGATAAGAGATATTTACGGTGTCCTGCGGCTGTTAGTGTTAGTCATATCAAGAAATTCATCCGACATAAGTTCAGTTTACCAATGTCATATCAG attGAAATAATGCACAAGGATGGCGGTGATACAGCACTTCGAGACGAATATACTCTAATGGACGTGGCATATATTTATCATTGGAAACGG AATTGTCAGTTGCAGCTTCTTTACCGTGTCTACGAACCGGCCAAACGTCTTAAACTTTCTACTACAACCGTCAGTGTCAACTCACCCACCACATCTCAAGTCTCCAAACCAAATACCACCACCAGGACTACAACTTCCAAAGGACAAGCCTCTAGAAATGTCAAAAGCACTCCTTCCGCTGGAACCCCACGACAGGTCACCAAAGATAGCTCACACACAGAGGAACCCGTGCCTATGGTTTCATAG
- the LOC140158696 gene encoding polycomb complex protein BMI-1-like isoform X2 — translation MSESKAPVPKIKPGQQRLAGGMLRSARMKITELNPHLVCALCSGYLVDATTIIECLHSYCRTCIVRHFEKEKKCPICSVKVHKTKPHLNIRSDKTLQNLVYKVVPNLFKDEMKRRKMFYSDNSQASTSKSTQPPPEDNKMETNVGENAFVIFTEDEHISLSLEYYLPTTRKMEEQGESSGGDEANQTRKRTNVDSNVSEELVDKRYLRCPAAVSVSHIKKFIRHKFSLPMSYQIEIMHKDGGDTALRDEYTLMDVAYIYHWKRNCQLQLLYRVYEPAKRLKLSTTTVSVNSPTTSQVSKPNTTTRTTTSKGQASRNVKSTPSAGTPRQVTKDSSHTEEPVPMVS, via the exons ATGAGTGAATCAAAGGCTCCCGTGCCAAAAATTAAG CCTGGGCAGCAGCGGTTAGCTGGTGGCATGCTTCGCTCTGCACGGATGAAGATTACGGAACTGAACCCACATTTGGTGTGTGCCTTGTGCAGCGGTTACCTGGTTGACGCAACCACAATCATTGAATGCTTACACTCGT ATTGTCGGACTTGTATTGTAAGGCATTTTGAGAAGGAAAAGAAATGTCCAATATGCTCTGTAAAGGTTCATAAGACAAAACCACATTTGAACATTAG GTCCGATAAAACATTACAAAATCTTGTGTATAAAGTGGTTCCGAATCTCTTTAAAG ATGAAATGAAAAGACGAAAAATGTTTTATTCAGATAATTCACAAGCTA GTACAAGTAAAAGCACACAACCGCCGCCGGAAGATAATAAAATGGAAACTAATGTAGGAGAGAACGCGTTTGTCATATTTACGGAGGACGAACACATAAGCTTATCTTTAGAGTACTATTTGCCCACAACGCGGAAGATGGAAGAGCAAGGTGAAAGTAGTGGCGGTGATGAGGCTAACCAAACCAGGAAACGTACCAATGTTGATTCCAATGTATCTGAAGAG TTAGTGGATAAGAGATATTTACGGTGTCCTGCGGCTGTTAGTGTTAGTCATATCAAGAAATTCATCCGACATAAGTTCAGTTTACCAATGTCATATCAG attGAAATAATGCACAAGGATGGCGGTGATACAGCACTTCGAGACGAATATACTCTAATGGACGTGGCATATATTTATCATTGGAAACGG AATTGTCAGTTGCAGCTTCTTTACCGTGTCTACGAACCGGCCAAACGTCTTAAACTTTCTACTACAACCGTCAGTGTCAACTCACCCACCACATCTCAAGTCTCCAAACCAAATACCACCACCAGGACTACAACTTCCAAAGGACAAGCCTCTAGAAATGTCAAAAGCACTCCTTCCGCTGGAACCCCACGACAGGTCACCAAAGATAGCTCACACACAGAGGAACCCGTGCCTATGGTTTCATAG